Proteins encoded within one genomic window of Elephas maximus indicus isolate mEleMax1 chromosome 21, mEleMax1 primary haplotype, whole genome shotgun sequence:
- the SALL1 gene encoding sal-like protein 1 isoform X1: MSRRKQAKPQHFQSDPEVASLPRRDAGSGGAALEDLVLTCVCQGSDSAQVLGDTEKGQPNRTTKNKDAHVCGRCCAEFFELSDLLLHKKNCTKNQLVLIVNESPASPPESFSPSPPSDNPDEQMNDTSNKTDQVDCSDLSEHNGLDREESMEVEAPVAPKSDSSASSSNHSSTTPSCNSSSSTGTSAITTSLPQLGDLTTLGNFSVINSNVIIENLQSTKVAVAQFSQEARCSGASGGKLAVPALMEQLLALQQQQIHQLQLIEQIRHQILLLASQNADLPTSSSPAQGTLRTSANPLSTLSSHLSQQLAAAAGLAQSLASQSASISGMKQLPPIQLPQGSSGNTIIPSNSSSSPNMNILAAAVTTPASEKAASSAGASHVSNPAVSSSPAFAISSLLSPASNPLLPQPAPANSVFPSPLPNVGTTAEDLNSLSALAQQRKSKPPNVAAFEAKSTSDEAFFKHKCRFCAKVFGSDSALQIHLRSHTGERPFKCNICGNRFSTKGNLKVHFQRHKEKYPHIQMNPYPVPEHLDNIPTSTGIPYGMSIPPEKPVTSWLDTKPVLPTLTTSVGLPLPPTLPSLTPFIKTEEPAPIPISHSAASPPGSVKSDSGAPEPAARNPGGLPEEAEGTTLPPCSGKTEESRVATTLVPMASTGSLSSPAGDSGPGGAATSTNPLLPLMSEQFKAKFPFGGLLDATQASETSKLQQLVENIDKKATDPNECIICHRVLSCQSALKMHYRTHTGERPFKCKICGRAFTTKGNLKTHYSVHRAMPPLRVQHSCPICQKKFTNAVVLQQHIRMHMGGQIPNTPVTDSYPESMESDTGSFDEKNFDDLDNFSDENMEDCPEGSIPDTPKSADASQDSLSSSPLPLEMSSIAALENQMKMINAGLAEQLQASLKSVENGSVEGDVLTNDSSSVGGDVESQSAGSPAISESTSSMQALSPSNSTQELHKSPSFEEKSQRALPSEFANGLSPTPVNGGALDLTSSHAEKIIKEDSLGILFPFRDRGKFKNTACDICGKTFACQSALDIHYRSHTKERPFICTVCNRGFSTKGNLKQHMLTHQMRDLPSQLFEPSSNLGSNQNSTVIPANSLSSLIKTEVNGFVHVSPQDSKDTSTGHIPSGPLSSSATSPVLLPALPRRTPKQHYCSTCGKTFSSSSALQIHERTHTGEKPFACTICGRAFTTKGNLKVHMGTHMWNSTPARRGRRLSVDGPMTFLGGNPVKFPEMFQKDLAARSGSGDPSSFWNQYAAALSNGLAMKANEISVIQNGGIPPIPGSLGSGSSSPLSGLTGNLEKLQNSEPSAPLAGLEKMANSENRPNFHFTRFVEDSKEIVTS; this comes from the exons ATGTCGCGGAGGAAGCAAGCGAAGCCTCAACATTTCCAATCCGACCCTGAAGTGGCCTCGCTCCCCCGGCGAGATG CTGGGTCTGGAGGGGCAGCCTTGGAGGATTTGGTACTGACGTGTGTTTGTCAAGGCTCAGACTCCGCTCAGGTTCTAG GAGACACGGAGAAGGGTCAACCAAATCGAACCACTAAGAACAAGGACGCCCATGTCTGTGGCAGGtgctgtgctgagttctttgAATTATCAGATCTTCTGCTGCACAAGAAGAACTGTACTAAAAATCAATTAGTTTTAATCGTAAATGAGAGCCCTGCTTCCCCTCCCGAAAGCTTCTCCCCCAGCCCTCCTTCCGATAATCctgatgaacaaatgaatgacacGAGTAACAAAACAGATCAAGTAGACtgcagtgacctttcagaacaCAACGGGCTTGACAGGGAAGAGTCCATGGAGGTGGAGGCCCCAGTGGCTCCCAAAAGCGACAGCAGTGCTTCAAGCAGCAACCACAGCAGTACCACCCCAAGCTGCAACAGCAGCTCGTCCACAGGTACCTCAGCGATCACAACCTCTCTACCTCAACTCGGGGACCTGACAACACTGGGCAACTTCTCCGTGATCAACAGCAACGTCATCATTGAGAACCTGCAGAGCACCAAGGTGGCGGTGGCCCAGTTCTCCCAGGAAGCGAGGTGCAGTGGGGCCTCCGGAGGCAAGCTGGCTGTCCCAGCCCTCATGGAGCAGCTCTTAGCCCTACAGCAGCAGcagatccaccagctgcagcTGATCGAACAGATTCGTCACCAAATATTGCTGTTGGCTTCTCAGAACGCAGACTTGCCAACATCTTCTAGTCCTGCTCAAGGTACTTTACGAACATCTGCCAACCCCTTGTCCACGCTAAGTTCCCATTTATCTCAGCAGCTGGCGGCAGCAGCTGGATTAGCACAGAGCCTAGCGAGCCAATCTGCCAGCATCAGTGGAATGAAACAGCTACCCCCAATCCAGCTACCTCAGGGCAGTTCTGGCAACACCATCATTCCATCTAACAGTAGCTCTTCTCCCAATATGAACATCTTGGCGGCAGCAGTGACCACCCCTGCCTCAGAAAAAGCGGCTTCAAGTGCTGGGGCCTCCCATGTGAGCAACCCAGCAGTCTCATCCTCACCAGCTTTTGCAATAAGCAGTTTATTAAGTCCTGCATCTAATCCACTTCTACCTCAGCCGGCCCCTGCTAACTCGGTTTTCCCCAGCCCTTTGCCCAACGTTGGAACAACTGCAGAGGATTTAAACTCCTTGTCGGCCTTGGCCCAGCAACGAAAAAGCAAGCCACCAAACGTCGCTGCCTTCGAAGCGAAAAGTACTTCGGATGAGGCATTCTTCAAACATAAGTGCAGGTTCTGCGCGAAGGTCTTTGGGAGTGACAGTGCCTTGCAGATCCACTTGCGTTCTCATACTGGAGAAAGGCCGTTCAAATGCAACATCTGCGGGAACAGGTTCTCCACGAAGGGAAACCTAAAAGTCCACTTTCAGCGCCACAAAGAGAAATACCCTCATATCCAGATGAACCCATATCCTGTGCCTGAGCATTTGGACAATATTCCCACAAGTACCGGGATTCCATATGGCATGTCCATCCCCCCTGAGAAGCCAGTCACCAGCTGGCTAGACACCAAACCAGTCCTGCCCACTCTGACCACTTCGGTTGGCCTGCCGCTGCCCCCGACCCTCCCAAGCCTCACGCCCTTCATCAAGACGGAAGAGCCAGCCCCGATCCCCATCAGCCATTCTGCCGCCAGCCCACCAGGCTCAGTCAAAAGTGACTCCGGGGCCCCGGAACCGGCCGCGAGAAACCCGGGTGGGCTTCCTGAGGAAGCTGAAGGGACCACTTTGCCACCCTGCAGCGGCAAAACTGAAGAAAGCCGGGTGGCCACCACTCTGGTCCCAATGGCAAGCACCGGctccctgagctccccagctgggGACTCCGGCCCAGGCGGTGCCGCCACGTCCACCAACCCACTATTGCCACTCATGTCAGAGCAGTTCAAGGCTAAGTTTCCTTTCGGGGGACTGTTGGATGCGACCCAGGCATCAGAAACGTCCAAGCTGCAGCAACTGGTAGAGAACATTGACAAGAAGGCAACTGACCCCAACGAGTGCATCATCTGCCACCGAGTTCTCAGTTGTCAGAGCGCCTTAAAAATGCACTACCGGACGCACACTGGGGAGAGGCCTTTTAAGTGTAAGATCTGCGGCCGGGCTTTCACCACGAAAGGGAATCTTAAAACTCACTACAGCGTCCACCGGGCTATGCCCCCGCTCCGAGTCCAGCATTCCTGCCCCATCTGCCAGAAGAAGTTCACAAATGCAGTGGTCCTGCAACAACACATCAGAATGCATATGGGGGGTCAGATCCCCAACACCCCTGTCACTGATAGCTACCCCGAGTCCATGGAGTCTGACACGGGCTCCTTTGATGAGAAAAATTTTGATGACCTCGACAACTTCTCTGATGAAAACATGGAAGATTGTCCTGAGGGCAGCATCCCCGATACGCCCAAGTCTGCGGATGCTTCCCAAGACAGCTTGTCTTCTTCGCCTTTGCCCCTAGAAATGTCAAGCATTGCTGCTTTGGAAAACCAGATGAAGATGATCAACGCCGGCCTGGCGGAGCAGCTGCAGGCCAGCCTGAAGTCGGTGGAGAATGGGTCTGTAGAGGGGGACGTCCTGACCAACGACTCGTCCTCGGTGGGTGGTGATGTGGAGAGCCAGAGTGCTGGCAGCCCGGCCATCTCAGAGTCTACCTCTTCCATGCAGGCTCTGTCCCCATCCAACAGCACCCAGGAGCTCCACAAGTCACCCAGCTTCGAGGAGAAGTCTCAGAGAGCATTACCAAGCGAGTTTGCCAATGGCTTGTCTCCCACCCCAGTGAATGGTGGGGCTTTGGATTTGACCTCTAGTCACGCAGAGAAAATCATCAAAGAAGATTCTCTGGgaatcctcttccctttcagagaCCGGGGTAAATTTAAAAACACTGCTTGTGACATTTGCGGCAAAACCTTTGCTTGTCAGAGTGCCTTGGACATTCACTACAGAAGTCATACCAAAGAGAGACCATTTATTTGCACAGTTTGCAATCGTGGCTTTTCCACAAAGGGTAATTTGAAGCAGCACATGTTGACACATCAGATGCGAGATCTACCATCACAGCTCTTTGAGCCCAGTTCCAACCTTGGCTCCAATCAGAACTCCACAGTGATTCCCGCCAACTCGTTGTCATCGCTCATCAAGACAGAGGTCAACGGCTTTGTGCACGTTTCTCCTCAGGACAGCAAGGACACCTCCACTGGTCACATCCCTTCTGGGCCTCTGTCATCCTCTGCCACGTCCCCAGTTCTGCTCCCAGCTCTACCCAGGAGAACTCCCAAACAGCACTACTGCAGCACCTGTGGCAAAACGTTCTCGTCCTCGAGTGCCCTGCAGATCCACGAGAgaactcacactggagagaagccCTTTGCTTGCACTATTTGCGGAAGAGCCTTCACGACAAAAGGCAATCTTAAGGTAC ACATGGGCACTCACATGTGGAATAGCACCCCTGCGCGGCGGGGCCGGCGGCTCTCTGTGGATGGCCCCATGACATTTCTAGGAGGCAATCCCGTCAAGTTCCCAGAAATGTTCCAGAAGGATTTGGCGGCAAGGTCAGGAAGCGGGGATCCTTCCAGTTTCTGGAATCAGTACGCAGCAGCGCTCTCCAACGGGCTGGCGATGAAGGCCAACGAGATCTCCGTCATTCAGAATGGTGGCATCCCTCCAATTCCTGGAAGCCTTGGCAGCGGCAGCAGCTCACCTCTTAGTGGGCTGACGGGAAATCTGGAGAAGCTCCAGAACTCAGAGCCCAGCGCGCCTCTGGCCGGCCTGGAGAAAATGGCAAACAGTGAGAACAGACCCAACTTCCACTTCACCCGCTTCGTGGAGGACAGCAAAGAGATCGTCACAAGTTAA
- the SALL1 gene encoding sal-like protein 1 isoform X3, with amino-acid sequence MSRRKQAKPQHFQSDPEVASLPRRDGDTEKGQPNRTTKNKDAHVCGRCCAEFFELSDLLLHKKNCTKNQLVLIVNESPASPPESFSPSPPSDNPDEQMNDTSNKTDQVDCSDLSEHNGLDREESMEVEAPVAPKSDSSASSSNHSSTTPSCNSSSSTGTSAITTSLPQLGDLTTLGNFSVINSNVIIENLQSTKVAVAQFSQEARCSGASGGKLAVPALMEQLLALQQQQIHQLQLIEQIRHQILLLASQNADLPTSSSPAQGTLRTSANPLSTLSSHLSQQLAAAAGLAQSLASQSASISGMKQLPPIQLPQGSSGNTIIPSNSSSSPNMNILAAAVTTPASEKAASSAGASHVSNPAVSSSPAFAISSLLSPASNPLLPQPAPANSVFPSPLPNVGTTAEDLNSLSALAQQRKSKPPNVAAFEAKSTSDEAFFKHKCRFCAKVFGSDSALQIHLRSHTGERPFKCNICGNRFSTKGNLKVHFQRHKEKYPHIQMNPYPVPEHLDNIPTSTGIPYGMSIPPEKPVTSWLDTKPVLPTLTTSVGLPLPPTLPSLTPFIKTEEPAPIPISHSAASPPGSVKSDSGAPEPAARNPGGLPEEAEGTTLPPCSGKTEESRVATTLVPMASTGSLSSPAGDSGPGGAATSTNPLLPLMSEQFKAKFPFGGLLDATQASETSKLQQLVENIDKKATDPNECIICHRVLSCQSALKMHYRTHTGERPFKCKICGRAFTTKGNLKTHYSVHRAMPPLRVQHSCPICQKKFTNAVVLQQHIRMHMGGQIPNTPVTDSYPESMESDTGSFDEKNFDDLDNFSDENMEDCPEGSIPDTPKSADASQDSLSSSPLPLEMSSIAALENQMKMINAGLAEQLQASLKSVENGSVEGDVLTNDSSSVGGDVESQSAGSPAISESTSSMQALSPSNSTQELHKSPSFEEKSQRALPSEFANGLSPTPVNGGALDLTSSHAEKIIKEDSLGILFPFRDRGKFKNTACDICGKTFACQSALDIHYRSHTKERPFICTVCNRGFSTKGNLKQHMLTHQMRDLPSQLFEPSSNLGSNQNSTVIPANSLSSLIKTEVNGFVHVSPQDSKDTSTGHIPSGPLSSSATSPVLLPALPRRTPKQHYCSTCGKTFSSSSALQIHERTHTGEKPFACTICGRAFTTKGNLKVHMGTHMWNSTPARRGRRLSVDGPMTFLGGNPVKFPEMFQKDLAARSGSGDPSSFWNQYAAALSNGLAMKANEISVIQNGGIPPIPGSLGSGSSSPLSGLTGNLEKLQNSEPSAPLAGLEKMANSENRPNFHFTRFVEDSKEIVTS; translated from the exons ATGTCGCGGAGGAAGCAAGCGAAGCCTCAACATTTCCAATCCGACCCTGAAGTGGCCTCGCTCCCCCGGCGAGATG GAGACACGGAGAAGGGTCAACCAAATCGAACCACTAAGAACAAGGACGCCCATGTCTGTGGCAGGtgctgtgctgagttctttgAATTATCAGATCTTCTGCTGCACAAGAAGAACTGTACTAAAAATCAATTAGTTTTAATCGTAAATGAGAGCCCTGCTTCCCCTCCCGAAAGCTTCTCCCCCAGCCCTCCTTCCGATAATCctgatgaacaaatgaatgacacGAGTAACAAAACAGATCAAGTAGACtgcagtgacctttcagaacaCAACGGGCTTGACAGGGAAGAGTCCATGGAGGTGGAGGCCCCAGTGGCTCCCAAAAGCGACAGCAGTGCTTCAAGCAGCAACCACAGCAGTACCACCCCAAGCTGCAACAGCAGCTCGTCCACAGGTACCTCAGCGATCACAACCTCTCTACCTCAACTCGGGGACCTGACAACACTGGGCAACTTCTCCGTGATCAACAGCAACGTCATCATTGAGAACCTGCAGAGCACCAAGGTGGCGGTGGCCCAGTTCTCCCAGGAAGCGAGGTGCAGTGGGGCCTCCGGAGGCAAGCTGGCTGTCCCAGCCCTCATGGAGCAGCTCTTAGCCCTACAGCAGCAGcagatccaccagctgcagcTGATCGAACAGATTCGTCACCAAATATTGCTGTTGGCTTCTCAGAACGCAGACTTGCCAACATCTTCTAGTCCTGCTCAAGGTACTTTACGAACATCTGCCAACCCCTTGTCCACGCTAAGTTCCCATTTATCTCAGCAGCTGGCGGCAGCAGCTGGATTAGCACAGAGCCTAGCGAGCCAATCTGCCAGCATCAGTGGAATGAAACAGCTACCCCCAATCCAGCTACCTCAGGGCAGTTCTGGCAACACCATCATTCCATCTAACAGTAGCTCTTCTCCCAATATGAACATCTTGGCGGCAGCAGTGACCACCCCTGCCTCAGAAAAAGCGGCTTCAAGTGCTGGGGCCTCCCATGTGAGCAACCCAGCAGTCTCATCCTCACCAGCTTTTGCAATAAGCAGTTTATTAAGTCCTGCATCTAATCCACTTCTACCTCAGCCGGCCCCTGCTAACTCGGTTTTCCCCAGCCCTTTGCCCAACGTTGGAACAACTGCAGAGGATTTAAACTCCTTGTCGGCCTTGGCCCAGCAACGAAAAAGCAAGCCACCAAACGTCGCTGCCTTCGAAGCGAAAAGTACTTCGGATGAGGCATTCTTCAAACATAAGTGCAGGTTCTGCGCGAAGGTCTTTGGGAGTGACAGTGCCTTGCAGATCCACTTGCGTTCTCATACTGGAGAAAGGCCGTTCAAATGCAACATCTGCGGGAACAGGTTCTCCACGAAGGGAAACCTAAAAGTCCACTTTCAGCGCCACAAAGAGAAATACCCTCATATCCAGATGAACCCATATCCTGTGCCTGAGCATTTGGACAATATTCCCACAAGTACCGGGATTCCATATGGCATGTCCATCCCCCCTGAGAAGCCAGTCACCAGCTGGCTAGACACCAAACCAGTCCTGCCCACTCTGACCACTTCGGTTGGCCTGCCGCTGCCCCCGACCCTCCCAAGCCTCACGCCCTTCATCAAGACGGAAGAGCCAGCCCCGATCCCCATCAGCCATTCTGCCGCCAGCCCACCAGGCTCAGTCAAAAGTGACTCCGGGGCCCCGGAACCGGCCGCGAGAAACCCGGGTGGGCTTCCTGAGGAAGCTGAAGGGACCACTTTGCCACCCTGCAGCGGCAAAACTGAAGAAAGCCGGGTGGCCACCACTCTGGTCCCAATGGCAAGCACCGGctccctgagctccccagctgggGACTCCGGCCCAGGCGGTGCCGCCACGTCCACCAACCCACTATTGCCACTCATGTCAGAGCAGTTCAAGGCTAAGTTTCCTTTCGGGGGACTGTTGGATGCGACCCAGGCATCAGAAACGTCCAAGCTGCAGCAACTGGTAGAGAACATTGACAAGAAGGCAACTGACCCCAACGAGTGCATCATCTGCCACCGAGTTCTCAGTTGTCAGAGCGCCTTAAAAATGCACTACCGGACGCACACTGGGGAGAGGCCTTTTAAGTGTAAGATCTGCGGCCGGGCTTTCACCACGAAAGGGAATCTTAAAACTCACTACAGCGTCCACCGGGCTATGCCCCCGCTCCGAGTCCAGCATTCCTGCCCCATCTGCCAGAAGAAGTTCACAAATGCAGTGGTCCTGCAACAACACATCAGAATGCATATGGGGGGTCAGATCCCCAACACCCCTGTCACTGATAGCTACCCCGAGTCCATGGAGTCTGACACGGGCTCCTTTGATGAGAAAAATTTTGATGACCTCGACAACTTCTCTGATGAAAACATGGAAGATTGTCCTGAGGGCAGCATCCCCGATACGCCCAAGTCTGCGGATGCTTCCCAAGACAGCTTGTCTTCTTCGCCTTTGCCCCTAGAAATGTCAAGCATTGCTGCTTTGGAAAACCAGATGAAGATGATCAACGCCGGCCTGGCGGAGCAGCTGCAGGCCAGCCTGAAGTCGGTGGAGAATGGGTCTGTAGAGGGGGACGTCCTGACCAACGACTCGTCCTCGGTGGGTGGTGATGTGGAGAGCCAGAGTGCTGGCAGCCCGGCCATCTCAGAGTCTACCTCTTCCATGCAGGCTCTGTCCCCATCCAACAGCACCCAGGAGCTCCACAAGTCACCCAGCTTCGAGGAGAAGTCTCAGAGAGCATTACCAAGCGAGTTTGCCAATGGCTTGTCTCCCACCCCAGTGAATGGTGGGGCTTTGGATTTGACCTCTAGTCACGCAGAGAAAATCATCAAAGAAGATTCTCTGGgaatcctcttccctttcagagaCCGGGGTAAATTTAAAAACACTGCTTGTGACATTTGCGGCAAAACCTTTGCTTGTCAGAGTGCCTTGGACATTCACTACAGAAGTCATACCAAAGAGAGACCATTTATTTGCACAGTTTGCAATCGTGGCTTTTCCACAAAGGGTAATTTGAAGCAGCACATGTTGACACATCAGATGCGAGATCTACCATCACAGCTCTTTGAGCCCAGTTCCAACCTTGGCTCCAATCAGAACTCCACAGTGATTCCCGCCAACTCGTTGTCATCGCTCATCAAGACAGAGGTCAACGGCTTTGTGCACGTTTCTCCTCAGGACAGCAAGGACACCTCCACTGGTCACATCCCTTCTGGGCCTCTGTCATCCTCTGCCACGTCCCCAGTTCTGCTCCCAGCTCTACCCAGGAGAACTCCCAAACAGCACTACTGCAGCACCTGTGGCAAAACGTTCTCGTCCTCGAGTGCCCTGCAGATCCACGAGAgaactcacactggagagaagccCTTTGCTTGCACTATTTGCGGAAGAGCCTTCACGACAAAAGGCAATCTTAAGGTAC ACATGGGCACTCACATGTGGAATAGCACCCCTGCGCGGCGGGGCCGGCGGCTCTCTGTGGATGGCCCCATGACATTTCTAGGAGGCAATCCCGTCAAGTTCCCAGAAATGTTCCAGAAGGATTTGGCGGCAAGGTCAGGAAGCGGGGATCCTTCCAGTTTCTGGAATCAGTACGCAGCAGCGCTCTCCAACGGGCTGGCGATGAAGGCCAACGAGATCTCCGTCATTCAGAATGGTGGCATCCCTCCAATTCCTGGAAGCCTTGGCAGCGGCAGCAGCTCACCTCTTAGTGGGCTGACGGGAAATCTGGAGAAGCTCCAGAACTCAGAGCCCAGCGCGCCTCTGGCCGGCCTGGAGAAAATGGCAAACAGTGAGAACAGACCCAACTTCCACTTCACCCGCTTCGTGGAGGACAGCAAAGAGATCGTCACAAGTTAA